From a single Calothrix sp. NIES-2098 genomic region:
- a CDS encoding group 1 glycosyl transferase translates to MKIAQIAPLWERVPPVTYGGTELVVSRLTDELVRRGHDVTLFASGDSQTLARLEAGSPRALRLDKDIQEPIMYELMHVGNVYQRASEFDIIHSHVGVWSLPLASVVSTPTVHTLHGIFTRDNNKVFRQYSTQPYISISDAQRLLNINYVATVYNGISVEKFPFFAEPQDPPYLAFLGRFSPEKGPQHAIAIAKQTGWRLKMAGKVDVVDKEFFEKEIAPHIDGKQIEFLGEVNHEQKAELLGNAAVTLFPITWCEPFGLVMAESMATGTPVIAMNMGSVSEVIANGETGYVCQSYEEMATMIPKALKLDRQKCREHVENKFSVTQMVNGYEAVYEKIVGDRNWRHWFNSAIRNSLESITSLTR, encoded by the coding sequence ATGAAAATCGCACAAATCGCACCCCTGTGGGAACGAGTTCCGCCTGTTACCTATGGAGGAACTGAGTTAGTTGTGAGTCGTTTGACCGATGAACTGGTACGTAGAGGTCACGATGTCACGCTATTCGCTTCGGGTGATTCCCAAACTTTAGCTCGTTTAGAAGCTGGGAGTCCGCGTGCATTGCGTTTGGATAAAGATATCCAAGAACCGATAATGTACGAACTCATGCATGTTGGTAACGTTTATCAACGCGCTAGCGAATTTGATATTATTCACTCCCACGTAGGGGTTTGGTCGTTACCTTTAGCTAGTGTGGTTTCAACACCAACAGTGCATACCTTACATGGTATCTTTACTCGCGATAACAACAAAGTATTTAGACAATACAGCACGCAACCATACATCAGCATTAGCGATGCCCAACGGCTGTTAAACATTAATTATGTTGCGACAGTTTACAATGGCATCAGCGTTGAGAAGTTTCCCTTCTTTGCTGAACCTCAAGATCCACCCTATCTGGCATTTTTAGGCCGCTTCTCGCCAGAAAAAGGGCCGCAACACGCCATTGCTATTGCCAAGCAGACAGGTTGGCGCTTGAAGATGGCGGGTAAAGTGGATGTTGTAGACAAGGAGTTTTTTGAAAAAGAAATTGCTCCCCATATAGATGGGAAACAAATAGAGTTTTTAGGTGAAGTTAACCACGAGCAAAAAGCCGAACTGTTGGGGAATGCAGCGGTTACGCTCTTTCCTATCACCTGGTGCGAACCATTTGGCTTGGTGATGGCGGAATCTATGGCGACGGGTACACCTGTGATTGCCATGAATATGGGATCTGTCTCCGAAGTAATTGCTAATGGCGAGACAGGTTATGTCTGCCAAAGTTACGAAGAAATGGCGACAATGATTCCCAAAGCCTTAAAACTCGATCGCCAAAAATGCCGCGAACACGTAGAGAATAAATTTAGCGTTACCCAAATGGTTAACGGCTATGAAGCAGTCTACGAAAAAATCGTTGGCGATCGCAACTGGCGTCATTGGTTCAACTCTGCAATCAGAAATTCGTTGGAATCAATTACATCTTTGACACGCTAG
- a CDS encoding WD-repeat protein produces the protein MTHFNYYKLGGSLEYQHPTYVVRQADAHLYQGLINGNLCYVFNSRQMGKSSLRVHITKQLKEQGIKCASIDLTRIGSHVTPLEWYGGFVSELLRGFGLSKKVNFGAWWRQHEFLPPKQRLNELIDNVILTEISGKIIIFIDEVDSILGIDFKDDFFAFIRACYNQRADNPEYQRLSFCLLGVATPSNLVNDKNRTPFNIGKAIELTGFQLSEVAVLIRGLEGIVARPKAIIAEVLKWTGGQPFLTQKLCQLICISQNSFPADREGECVAQLVQTQIIENWETQDEPEHLRTIRDRLTQNAENQTGRLLGLYQQILNQGEILADDSPEQTQLRLTGLIVKQQGKLRIYNQIYAKIFTQQWLDKVFLNIRPYSQSLNAWVASKFQDESRLLRGKTLQDARIWAADKGLSDLDRKFLDASQELEKRDVQKRLQAEAEASRILAEANEVLLVANQKAKRQIKIGTIVLAITLVAAIIAGIWANNMVKQIQLERIKSLTISANALLNSNRELDALVAALNAAIQLRSVKADANTQETVRLALQRAVYKVRERNRLEGHSDVVRSVNFSPDGQNIVTASEDNTVRLWSVDGREIKKILVPNHIFTSVMFSPDSKMLAAIATNNTVKIWGIDGQEIITLKGQNNEQFISNICFSPDGKIIAVPSQDNTVKLWHIKKQEIQTLKGHNDSVWSVSCSPDNKTIVTADRGGVIKIWHIDGREIKSFKASEQSIFDVSFSPDGKAIATAGGDTTVKLWNLEGKEIKTLGKHDNYVISVSFSPEGKIVASTSADKTVKLWSVNGRELKTLQGHNDAVFSASFSPDAQTIASASADTTVKLWHIGDREPKTFIGHHDSLWSVSFSPDGKIIASAGDDKTIKLWNVDTQELTSIKADSDSVWKRIWSLNFSPNGQIIATASSDKTIKLWNLNGENIRTFSGHNNEVIEVNFSPDGQTLVSASYDGTVKLWDINGQELRTLDADAGKVFSASFSPNGQTIISAHNDGTIKLWNSQGQNFKTFKAHNSYVTNVRFSPNGQIIASASQDKTIKIWSLEGKELKTLKGHHAEVTKLSFSPDGKILASASADGTIRLWQIRDGQELKTIYGHGYAFWNLNFSPDGKKIVSVSDDGLVELWNAEDTLDFDRLIVRGCSWLQDYLKNNPSVQQTDQHICDRISIPLPSL, from the coding sequence ATGACACATTTTAATTACTATAAATTAGGAGGAAGCCTAGAATATCAACACCCGACTTATGTTGTGCGACAAGCTGATGCTCACCTTTATCAAGGGTTGATAAATGGTAACTTATGTTATGTTTTCAATTCTCGTCAGATGGGTAAATCAAGCTTGCGAGTACACATCACAAAACAGCTTAAAGAGCAAGGAATTAAATGTGCTTCCATTGATTTGACAAGAATTGGCAGTCATGTCACGCCTTTGGAATGGTATGGCGGATTTGTTTCTGAGTTATTACGCGGTTTTGGTTTATCAAAAAAAGTAAATTTTGGAGCATGGTGGCGACAACATGAATTTTTACCACCAAAACAACGATTGAATGAATTAATTGATAACGTGATTCTAACAGAAATTTCTGGAAAAATTATAATTTTTATTGATGAAGTTGATAGTATTTTAGGAATAGATTTTAAAGATGATTTTTTTGCTTTTATTCGAGCTTGTTATAACCAAAGAGCAGATAATCCAGAATATCAACGCCTGAGTTTCTGTTTGTTGGGTGTAGCAACTCCTTCTAATCTAGTTAATGATAAAAATCGTACGCCTTTTAATATTGGAAAAGCTATTGAATTAACTGGATTTCAACTATCAGAAGTTGCAGTTTTAATTAGAGGCTTGGAAGGAATAGTTGCAAGACCAAAAGCGATAATTGCAGAGGTGTTAAAGTGGACTGGAGGACAGCCATTTTTAACGCAAAAACTTTGTCAACTAATATGTATTTCTCAAAATTCTTTTCCCGCCGATCGCGAAGGAGAATGCGTTGCGCAATTAGTACAAACGCAAATCATCGAAAATTGGGAAACGCAGGACGAACCAGAACATTTACGAACAATCCGCGATCGCCTAACCCAAAATGCAGAGAATCAAACTGGGCGGTTGTTAGGATTATATCAGCAAATTTTAAACCAGGGAGAAATCCTCGCAGATGACAGTCCCGAACAAACACAACTACGTCTGACAGGATTAATTGTTAAGCAACAAGGAAAACTACGAATTTATAATCAGATTTATGCAAAAATTTTTACCCAACAATGGCTCGATAAAGTATTCCTAAATATTCGCCCATACTCTCAAAGTTTAAATGCTTGGGTAGCTTCCAAATTTCAAGATGAGTCGCGTTTATTGCGCGGGAAAACTTTACAAGATGCTCGGATTTGGGCAGCAGATAAAGGTTTAAGTGATTTAGATAGAAAATTTTTAGATGCTAGTCAGGAATTAGAAAAGCGGGATGTTCAGAAGCGATTGCAAGCAGAAGCAGAAGCATCAAGAATTTTGGCAGAAGCGAACGAAGTCTTATTAGTAGCCAATCAAAAAGCCAAACGACAAATTAAAATAGGCACAATAGTATTAGCCATCACCCTAGTTGCAGCAATTATTGCTGGAATTTGGGCAAATAACATGGTGAAACAGATACAACTAGAGAGAATAAAATCTTTAACTATATCTGCCAATGCTTTATTAAACTCCAATAGAGAACTTGATGCTTTAGTTGCTGCACTCAATGCAGCTATTCAATTGAGGTCAGTAAAGGCAGATGCTAACACTCAAGAAACAGTAAGATTAGCATTACAACGTGCAGTTTATAAAGTTAGAGAACGAAATCGCTTAGAAGGACATAGTGATGTAGTTAGAAGCGTTAACTTTAGTCCTGATGGTCAAAATATTGTGACTGCTAGTGAAGATAATACAGTGAGGCTTTGGAGTGTTGATGGCAGAGAAATCAAAAAAATTCTTGTTCCAAATCATATTTTTACAAGTGTAATGTTCAGCCCCGATAGTAAGATGCTGGCTGCGATCGCTACAAATAACACTGTCAAAATTTGGGGTATTGATGGTCAGGAAATTATCACCTTAAAAGGGCAAAATAACGAGCAGTTTATCAGTAATATTTGTTTCAGCCCTGATGGTAAAATAATTGCCGTTCCAAGTCAAGATAATACAGTCAAGCTTTGGCATATTAAAAAGCAAGAAATTCAAACTCTCAAAGGACATAATGATTCTGTTTGGAGTGTGAGTTGCAGCCCAGATAATAAAACTATTGTCACCGCCGATCGCGGGGGTGTCATCAAAATTTGGCATATTGATGGACGAGAAATTAAAAGCTTTAAAGCCAGCGAACAATCTATTTTTGATGTGAGTTTTAGCCCAGACGGTAAAGCGATCGCAACTGCGGGAGGCGACACCACAGTTAAATTGTGGAATTTAGAAGGTAAAGAAATTAAAACCCTTGGCAAACATGACAATTATGTAATTAGCGTCAGCTTTAGCCCGGAGGGTAAAATCGTTGCTTCTACCAGCGCTGACAAAACAGTTAAATTGTGGAGTGTTAATGGAAGAGAACTTAAGACTCTACAAGGTCATAACGATGCTGTTTTTAGCGCCAGTTTTAGCCCAGATGCTCAAACTATCGCTTCAGCAAGTGCAGATACGACAGTTAAACTATGGCATATTGGCGATCGCGAACCCAAAACTTTCATTGGACATCATGATTCTCTGTGGAGTGTGAGTTTTAGTCCGGATGGTAAAATTATTGCCTCAGCCGGAGATGATAAGACGATTAAATTGTGGAATGTTGACACTCAAGAACTGACATCAATAAAAGCAGATAGCGATAGTGTCTGGAAGCGGATTTGGAGTCTTAATTTTAGTCCTAACGGCCAGATAATTGCTACGGCTAGTTCTGACAAAACAATCAAACTTTGGAACTTAAATGGTGAAAATATTAGAACATTTTCAGGACACAATAACGAAGTTATAGAAGTAAATTTTAGTCCTGATGGTCAAACTCTGGTGAGCGCTAGTTATGATGGGACAGTCAAACTATGGGATATCAACGGTCAAGAACTCAGAACTTTAGACGCAGATGCGGGTAAAGTTTTCAGTGCGAGTTTCAGCCCCAACGGTCAGACAATTATTTCTGCTCATAATGATGGAACAATCAAACTGTGGAACTCGCAAGGACAAAACTTCAAAACTTTCAAAGCACATAATAGTTATGTTACGAATGTGCGTTTTAGCCCCAATGGTCAAATCATTGCCTCAGCCAGTCAGGATAAAACTATTAAAATTTGGAGTTTAGAAGGAAAGGAACTTAAAACCCTAAAAGGTCATCATGCTGAAGTTACCAAACTTAGCTTTAGTCCTGATGGCAAAATCCTTGCTTCTGCTAGTGCTGACGGTACAATCAGACTTTGGCAAATCAGAGATGGTCAAGAACTAAAAACTATTTATGGACATGGTTATGCTTTTTGGAACCTCAACTTTAGTCCTGATGGCAAAAAAATTGTCTCTGTCAGTGATGATGGTCTTGTTGAACTTTGGAATGCTGAAGATACTTTAGATTTTGATCGGCTAATAGTTCGGGGTTGTTCTTGGTTACAGGATTATCTGAAAAACAATCCCAGCGTACAACAAACAGATCAACATATTTGCGATCGCATTTCTATCCCGCTTCCATCACTTTAG
- a CDS encoding Mannan endo-1,4-beta-mannosidase translates to MKRRQMIINSGIACYSSLLSTTIPSIVKAQNVKPTFYTRGRYLYNRFGEKVILNGINLPLLDDWDFPESDKLTELVKTGANAVRIQWYKDYGQSDRPSYSISDLDKFLTRCQQNRIIPIVMLSDLTCNSDANLLNTQLIPWWIDNDVLKVLKKHESYLIINLANELGFYRWADNQKAALNSFKNAYKSAISSIRQHLHLPIMIDAPDCGTSIEAFSLIGQELIASDPDRNLLFSGHAYWADYDGISHIETIIKANLPLVFGEIANKQDENIKGTTQYCYYDLDGTRENHSPSKTFTYQKLLPLLKQKQIGWLAWCWWKDNCTNRQMTPNGNFSHLTPYGDDLVNNPIYGLKVIAKRTR, encoded by the coding sequence ATGAAACGTCGTCAAATGATAATTAATTCAGGAATTGCTTGTTATAGCAGTTTATTATCGACCACAATACCATCTATAGTAAAGGCTCAAAATGTAAAACCCACTTTCTATACTAGAGGTCGATATCTTTACAATAGATTTGGTGAGAAGGTAATTCTGAATGGCATAAATTTACCCTTATTGGATGACTGGGATTTTCCTGAAAGCGATAAGTTAACAGAACTAGTAAAAACAGGAGCTAATGCAGTCAGAATTCAATGGTATAAAGATTATGGTCAATCCGATCGCCCTAGTTATTCGATTTCTGATTTAGATAAATTTCTCACTCGCTGTCAGCAAAATCGAATTATTCCCATCGTCATGTTATCCGATTTGACTTGTAATAGCGATGCAAATTTGTTAAATACTCAGTTAATTCCTTGGTGGATAGATAATGATGTCCTAAAGGTACTTAAAAAACATGAATCTTATCTAATTATTAACTTAGCCAATGAGTTAGGCTTTTATCGGTGGGCAGATAATCAAAAAGCCGCTTTAAATAGTTTCAAGAATGCTTATAAAAGTGCGATTAGCAGTATCCGCCAACACTTACACTTACCAATTATGATTGACGCACCAGATTGTGGTACATCAATTGAAGCTTTTTCTTTGATTGGACAGGAATTAATTGCTAGCGATCCAGATCGTAATCTCTTATTCAGCGGTCATGCTTATTGGGCTGATTATGATGGTATTTCACACATTGAAACCATTATTAAAGCTAATCTTCCCCTCGTTTTTGGTGAGATTGCTAACAAGCAAGATGAAAATATTAAGGGAACAACTCAGTATTGCTATTATGACCTTGATGGTACTAGAGAGAATCACTCACCTAGCAAAACTTTTACTTACCAAAAATTATTGCCCCTTCTCAAACAGAAGCAAATTGGTTGGTTAGCTTGGTGCTGGTGGAAAGATAATTGTACCAATCGTCAAATGACACCGAACGGAAATTTTTCTCATCTCACACCCTATGGAGATGATTTAGTAAACAATCCTATTTATGGGTTGAAAGTAATTGCTAAAAGAACGCGATAA